The proteins below are encoded in one region of Lactuca sativa cultivar Salinas chromosome 3, Lsat_Salinas_v11, whole genome shotgun sequence:
- the LOC111915005 gene encoding cytochrome b-c1 complex subunit Rieske-4, mitochondrial: MLRAGSRRLASLTSPWRHQTSASASIISKNTQIEDTADDRRSAHASSPFNHPFLPFSRGFASNSITPKFEDTIPPTVAAITNPTSKIVYDSHNHERYPPGDPSKRAFAYFVLTGGRFVYASLLRLLVLKFILSMSASKDVLALASLEVDLSSIEPGSTVTVKWRGKPVFIRRRTEDDVKLANSVDVASLRDPQEDAARVKDPEWLIVVGVCTHLGCIPLPNAGDFGGWFCPCHGSHYDISGRIRKGPAPYNLEVPTYSFMEDNKLLIG, encoded by the exons ATGCTGAGAGCCGGAAGCAGGAGGCTAGCTTCTCTCACATCTCCATGGAGGCACCAAACCTCCGCCTCTgcctccatcatctccaaaaaCACTCAGATCGAGGACACCGCTGACGATCGCCGATCGGCTCACGCCTCATCTCCTTTCAACCATCCATTTCTTCCGTTCTCCAGAG GATTTGCATCAAACTCAATAACCCCAAAATTCGAGGACACAATCCCACCAACAGTAGCCGCCATCACAAACCCAACTTCGAAGATCGTGTACGACTCCCACAACCATGAACGTTATCCACCTGGCGACCCAAGCAAACGCGCGTTCGCATATTTCGTGTTGACAGGTGGCAGATTCGTGTACGCGTCCCTCCTCCGCCTCCTAGTCCTCAAATTCATCCTCAGCATGTCCGCGAGTAAAGACGTTCTTGCCCTCGCCTCCCTCGAGGTCGACCTTTCCAGCATCGAGCCGGGGTCCACAGTGACTGTGAAATGGCGTGGAAAGCCTGTGTTTATAAGAAGGCGAACAGAGGACGATGTGAAGCTGGCCAATAGTGTTGATGTGGCGTCTCTGCGGGACCCACAGGAGGATGCGGCTAGGGTTAAGGATCCGGAGTGGCTGATTGTGGTGGGGGTGTGTACGCATTTGGGGTGTATTCCGTTGCCGAATGCGGGTGATTTTGGAGGGTGGTTTTGTCCGTGTCATGGGTCCCATTATGATATTTCCGGAAGGATCCGGAAGGGTCCTGCTCCGTATAATTTGGAGGTCCCCACATATAGTTTCATGGAAGATAACAAGTTGCTGATTGGTTGA